The proteins below are encoded in one region of Juglans microcarpa x Juglans regia isolate MS1-56 chromosome 4D, Jm3101_v1.0, whole genome shotgun sequence:
- the LOC121261675 gene encoding non-functional pseudokinase ZED1-like codes for MNACLKLKRKDRDETPFMKNGRLLLEERIALFNGKCNPIRFFSAKELSTATNNYDESQLFLHDGSFEFYKGCLEGRLVSVKKFDDRRHRPLVTRYEDIFKDVVIGSKMSIHKNVLKLLGCCLETQWPALVYEYVGHKNLKACIRYRIEPYQPIPWMGRLRIAMGIANAVAYLHTALSMPFVHRDIQLSHIMLDENNVPKLIDFSLSLPIPEGQLHATDGVVRSRIGFVAPDYFLTSNFTQKDDVYSFGKILLVLLYNEAHILFFEKAEYDEQRLIEIVDPELLKESVDQQQFLTFGKLALSCISNKREDRPTITDVAKQLRQIYDQCL; via the coding sequence ATGAATGCATGTTTGAAGCTGAAGAGAAAAGACAGAGACGAGACGCCATTTATGAAGAATGGAAGACTGTTATTAGAGGAACGTATCGCCCTGTTCAATGGGAAATGCAATCCTATCCGTTTCTTTTCGGCCAAGGAGCTCAGCACAGCAACAAACAACTATGACGAAAGTCAACTTTTTCTGCATGATGgtagttttgaattttacaagGGTTGTCTGGAAGGCCGCTTAGTTTCAGTTAAAAAATTTGATGACCGTCGACACAGGCCTTTAGTTACTAGATATGAGGACATTTTTAAAGACGTTGTAATTGGATCAAAAATGAGTATTCACAAAAATGTTCTAAAGCTCCTAGGATGCTGCCTAGAAACCCAATGGCCGGCTCTAGTGTATGAATATGTAGGGCACAAGAATCTCAAAGCGTGCATTCGTTATCGAATCGAGCCTTATCAACCGATACCATGGATGGGTAGGCTAAGGATTGCAATGGGAATAGCAAATGCAGTTGCATATCTCCATACTGCATTATCCATGCCCTTTGTACACAGGGATATTCAGTTGTCCCACATCATGCTGGATGAGAATAATGTTCCCAAGTTGATTGATTTCTCGCTTTCTTTACCTATTCCTGAAGGTCAATTGCATGCAACCGATGGTGTTGTACGCTCGAGAATTGGTTTTGTTGCACCTGACTATTTTCTTACAAGCAACTTTACTCAGAAGGATGATGTGTATTCTTTTGGTAAAATTCTACTTGTGCTTTTGTACAATGAAGCCCATATACTATTCTTCGAGAAGGCCGAATATGATGAACAGCGGTTGATTGAAATTGTAGATCCGGAATTGTTGAAAGAAAGTGTTGATCAGCAGCAGTTTCTAACTTTTGGAAAACTTGCCCTGAGTTGCATCTCAAACAAACGAGAAGATAGACCAACAATCACTGATGTGGCTAAACAACTCAGGCAGATTTATGATCAGTGTCTTTGA
- the LOC121261678 gene encoding uncharacterized protein LOC121261678 isoform X3, giving the protein MAYFLSEVHPRRLSPGRLSRQANARTAPKLLATCNANSGILSVSWSHRHHLVTPSRYVSEITSYHCNVGYCTHMVMAGYWVGPDPDDGWGFVEAFVNQTF; this is encoded by the exons ATGGCGTACTTCCTCTCC GAAGTACATCCAAGGAGATTATCTCCTGGTAGACTCTCAAGGCAAGCAAATGCCAGAACAG CTCCAAAGCTTCTTGCCACCTGCAATGCAAATAGCGGCATTTTGTCTGTGAGTTGGAGTCATCGCCATCATTTAGTGACACCCTCAAGATATGTCTCTGAAATTACTTCCTATCATTGTAATGTAGGTTATTGTACCCATATGGTGATGGCTGGTTATTGGGTTGGACCTGATCCTGATGATGGTTGGGGCTTTGTTGAAGCTTTTGTCAATCAAACCTTTtga
- the LOC121261678 gene encoding uncharacterized protein LOC121261678 isoform X2, with translation MAYFLSVSFSTPLCNPRIQLQEVHPRRLSPGRLSRQANARTAPKLLATCNANSGILSVSWSHRHHLVTPSRYVSEITSYHCNVGYCTHMVMAGYWVGPDPDDGWGFVEAFVNQTF, from the exons ATGGCGTACTTCCTCTCCGTAAGCTTCTCTACGCCTCTCTGTAATCCACGAATCCAACTTCAg GAAGTACATCCAAGGAGATTATCTCCTGGTAGACTCTCAAGGCAAGCAAATGCCAGAACAG CTCCAAAGCTTCTTGCCACCTGCAATGCAAATAGCGGCATTTTGTCTGTGAGTTGGAGTCATCGCCATCATTTAGTGACACCCTCAAGATATGTCTCTGAAATTACTTCCTATCATTGTAATGTAGGTTATTGTACCCATATGGTGATGGCTGGTTATTGGGTTGGACCTGATCCTGATGATGGTTGGGGCTTTGTTGAAGCTTTTGTCAATCAAACCTTTtga
- the LOC121261678 gene encoding uncharacterized protein LOC121261678 isoform X1, translating into MYSSGKRLACQKKEFTQVTATLLCWVGFFFPLKPMSNKHTRNFAFLFSSHFLGNRMGGKNENRLIRMVKYIQGDYLLVDSQGKQMPEQLQSFLPPAMQIAAFCLLLYPYGDGWLLGWT; encoded by the exons ATGTATTCGAGTGGTAAAAGGCTTGCTTgccaaaaaaaagaatttaccCAAGTTACAGCTACATTACTTTGCtgggttgggtttttttttcccttgaaaccgATGTCAAACAAACATACTCGGAATtttgcctttttattttcttcacattttctCGGGAACCGAATGGGTGGAAAGAATGAGAACCGACTCATTCGGATGGT GAAGTACATCCAAGGAGATTATCTCCTGGTAGACTCTCAAGGCAAGCAAATGCCAGAACAG CTCCAAAGCTTCTTGCCACCTGCAATGCAAATAGCGGCATTTTGTCT GTTATTGTACCCATATGGTGATGGCTGGTTATTGGGTTGGACCTGA
- the LOC121261680 gene encoding nuclear transcription factor Y subunit B-4-like → MDDEQERLLPIANVGRIMKQILPATAKISKESKQTMQECATEFISFVTAEASDKCHKENRKTVNGDDICWALSTLGFDNYAEAIVRYLYKYREAERQKANQNKGINSSQDKQLEESNYRNDQLGKQTHEAPAPLEFRAIDETGDHSQAEAPS, encoded by the coding sequence ATGGATGATGAGCAAGAGAGGTTGCTGCCAATTGCAAACGTGGGTCGGATCATGAAGCAGATCCTTCCCGCAACAGCGAAGATTTCCAAGGAGAGCAAACAAACCATGCAAGAATGTGCAACAGAATTCATAAGTTTCGTTACTGCTGAGGCATCTGACAAGTGTCACAAGGAGAATCGCAAGACTGTCAATGGGGATGACATCTGTTGGGCTCTGAGTACTCTAGGGTTTGATAACTACGCTGAGGCCATTGTACGgtacttatataaatataggGAGGCTGAAAGGCAGAAAGCTAACCAAAACAAAGGAATTAACAGTTCTCAAGACAAGCAGCTTGAAGAATCAAATTATAGAAATGACCAACTTGGGAAGCAAACTCATGAAGCTCCTGCTCCATTAGAGTTTAGAGCTATTGATGAGACGGGTGACCACTCTCAAGCAGAAGCGCCCTCTTGA